The Aquila chrysaetos chrysaetos chromosome 16, bAquChr1.4, whole genome shotgun sequence genome has a segment encoding these proteins:
- the LOC115351581 gene encoding olfactory receptor 1019-like: MLTPFFSASLLPYSNCVMMMAKGNHTPSAEFVLSGFSEQGDVQAVLFMVFLVIYVITLLGNLGMLVLIRLDAQLHTPMYFFLSSLSFLDICYSSSITPRLLSHLLAERKVISYSACLAQFYFYAVFATTECYLLAVMAYDRYVAICSPLLYVISMSSRVCALLVVGSYLTGIVNATIHTGFALRLSFCGPNIINHFYCEGPPLYAISCTDHTVNEILMFVVVGFNLFVTNLTILISYTYILATILRMRSAVGKLKAFSTCVSHLTIVTLFYGSAASMYSRPSSRHSQDLDKVASVFYAVVTPMLNPLIYSVRNKEVKNALGRVMKRKRLSSEK; encoded by the coding sequence ATGCTGACTCCgtttttctctgcatctctgcTTCCCTACAGCAACTGTGTTATGATGATGGCCAAAGGAAATCACACACCCAGTGCTGAATTTGTTCTCTCAGGGTTctcagagcagggggatgtccAGGCTGTCCTCTTCATGGTCTTCTTGGTGATCTACGTGATCACTCTGCTGGGGAATCTGGGGATGCTCGTGTTAATCAGACTGGATGCCCAGCTTCACAcccccatgtacttcttcctgAGCAGCCTGTCCTTCCTAGACATCTGCTATTCCTCCTCAATCACCCCCAGACTGCTCTCGCATCTCCTAGCAGAAAGGAAGGTCATTTCTTACTCTGCGTGCCTCgcacaattttatttctatgcGGTCTTTGCCACCACCGAGTGCTACCTCTTGGCTGTGATGGCGTATGACCGCTACGTGGCCATCTGCAGCCCATTGCTCTATGTCATCTCCATGTCCAGCAGAGTTTGTGCTCTGCTGGTAGTTGGCTCGTACCTTACTGGGATCGTGAATGCCACTATCCACACGGGGTTTGCACTTCGGCTCTCCTTCTGTGGTCCCAACATCATCAACCACTTTTATTGCGAGGGGCCCCCGCTTTACGCCATCTCTTGCACGGACCACACTGTCAATGAGATTCTGATGTTCGTTGTGGTTGGCTTCAACCTCTTTGTCACCAACCTGACCATCCTCATCTCCTACACCTACATCCTGGCCACCATCTTGAGAATGCGCTCAGCTGTGGGGAAGCTCAAAGCCTTCTCCACGTGTGTGTCCCACCTGACCATCGTGACCCTCTTCTATGGATCTGCTGCGTCCATGTACTCACGACCCAGCTCCAGGCACTCCCAGGACCTTGACAAAGTGGCCTCTGTGTTTTACGCGGTGGTGACCCCCATGCTGAACCCCCTCATCTACAGCGTGAGGAACAAGGAGGTGAAGAATGCTCTGGGGAGAGTGATGAAGAGGAAACGTTTATCATCTGAAAAGTAG